A stretch of Sandaracinaceae bacterium DNA encodes these proteins:
- a CDS encoding MopE-related protein: MRWGSAAGALLMVGCGLTLDLDPPDPDGGGLDAAPTDAFVPADECDGQPDGAPCGLGICLDGRCQPSVCGDGFVDANAGEECEGERADCVECRFECDCPDLDAPCLDGVRCVGGGACVLDWLPDGTVCGEAMGVEGVCVERRCVPLGCGDGEVEGTEECDDGNSTADDGCEPDCTFSCRENADCDDGDVCNGFETCVERSTGGTVAARKCEVTAVGPSPGPCERCDPGSGPFVPDADGDGFAGEDAPDSCPERDCDDANPAVFPGAADECDGLDNDCDGLIDEEATTTACGPDRDGDGWAGTDPGAVMPGCGACPAGSAPVRSEGVDCWDVADAFGPMVNPAQTGFFPFPFCAPGDPGCEDGFDWNCDGTIERQLQREVDCDSLRVRGCRGDGWQDGVPACGDTASFVTCEPRVLFCGSSRATATQACR; the protein is encoded by the coding sequence ATGCGGTGGGGGAGCGCGGCGGGGGCGCTGTTGATGGTGGGCTGCGGCCTGACCCTGGATCTCGATCCGCCCGACCCGGACGGCGGCGGGCTCGACGCCGCGCCGACGGACGCGTTCGTTCCGGCCGATGAATGCGACGGGCAGCCGGACGGCGCCCCCTGCGGGCTGGGGATCTGCCTGGACGGGCGCTGTCAGCCGAGCGTGTGCGGAGACGGATTCGTGGACGCGAACGCGGGCGAGGAGTGCGAGGGCGAGCGCGCCGACTGCGTCGAGTGCCGCTTCGAGTGCGACTGCCCCGACCTGGACGCGCCCTGCCTCGACGGCGTGCGCTGCGTGGGCGGAGGCGCGTGCGTGCTCGACTGGCTCCCCGACGGAACGGTCTGCGGCGAGGCGATGGGCGTCGAGGGCGTCTGCGTGGAGCGACGATGCGTGCCCCTGGGCTGCGGCGACGGTGAAGTCGAGGGGACCGAGGAGTGCGACGACGGCAACTCCACGGCCGACGACGGCTGCGAGCCGGACTGCACCTTCTCCTGTCGCGAGAACGCGGACTGCGACGACGGGGACGTCTGCAACGGGTTCGAGACCTGCGTGGAGCGCAGCACGGGCGGCACGGTCGCGGCGCGCAAGTGCGAGGTCACCGCGGTCGGTCCGTCACCGGGACCCTGCGAGCGCTGTGACCCCGGCTCGGGGCCGTTCGTGCCCGACGCGGACGGCGACGGATTCGCGGGGGAGGACGCGCCCGACTCCTGCCCGGAGCGCGACTGCGACGACGCCAACCCCGCCGTCTTCCCGGGCGCGGCCGACGAGTGCGACGGGCTCGACAACGACTGCGACGGGCTCATCGACGAGGAGGCGACGACGACCGCCTGCGGCCCCGATCGCGACGGGGACGGCTGGGCGGGCACGGACCCCGGCGCCGTGATGCCGGGCTGCGGCGCGTGTCCCGCTGGCAGCGCGCCCGTTCGCTCGGAGGGCGTGGACTGCTGGGACGTCGCCGACGCCTTCGGGCCGATGGTGAACCCGGCGCAGACGGGCTTCTTCCCGTTCCCCTTCTGCGCGCCGGGGGACCCCGGCTGCGAGGACGGCTTCGACTGGAACTGCGACGGGACCATCGAGCGCCAGCTCCAGCGAGAGGTGGACTGCGACAGCCTCCGGGTCCGCGGCTGCCGTGGAGACGGCTGGCAAGACGGCGTGCCGGCGTGCGGCGACACGGCCAGCTTCGTCACGTGCGAGCCGCGCGTGCTCTTCTGCGGGAGCAGCCGCGCGACGGCCACCCAGGCCTGCCGCTGA
- a CDS encoding NAD(P)-dependent alcohol dehydrogenase, translating into MLQVESLPDPEPAPGEVLVAVKAAEATKSDCELRSLQFPVRWVSPIVRLAIGVRRPRRRVLGGYFAGEVIGLGTGATRFRVGDRIFGASRFRFGGYGQRLAVPESYTLAKIPDALTFAQAAAVPLGGLNALHFMRAARIEPGTSALIVGGGGSIGLFAIQIAKRMGARVTAVDHHRKRDLVEDAGADEFVDYTREDFATRGQAFDVVFSTVAGISTRACFGVLREGGRFVNGNPRLAHLLMAPWARWVFRRELFVRFAAEAQGELDDLAGMLAREEIRPFVDSELPMSAAPLAHERVQSEDRLGAIVLRIDG; encoded by the coding sequence GTGCTCCAAGTGGAGTCTCTGCCCGACCCCGAGCCGGCTCCGGGTGAGGTCCTTGTCGCGGTGAAGGCGGCGGAGGCGACGAAGTCGGACTGCGAGCTTCGAAGCCTCCAGTTCCCCGTGAGGTGGGTCTCCCCGATCGTGCGCCTGGCGATCGGCGTGCGGCGCCCACGACGACGCGTCCTCGGTGGCTACTTCGCGGGCGAGGTCATCGGCCTGGGGACGGGGGCCACGCGCTTTCGGGTGGGCGATCGGATCTTCGGCGCCTCTCGGTTCCGCTTCGGAGGCTACGGCCAGAGGCTCGCGGTCCCGGAGTCGTACACCTTGGCGAAGATCCCGGACGCGCTGACGTTCGCCCAGGCCGCGGCGGTGCCCCTCGGCGGACTGAACGCGCTTCACTTCATGCGGGCGGCGCGCATCGAGCCGGGCACGAGCGCGTTGATCGTCGGCGGGGGAGGCAGCATCGGTCTGTTCGCGATCCAGATCGCCAAGAGGATGGGCGCCCGGGTCACGGCGGTGGACCACCATCGCAAGCGTGACCTGGTCGAGGACGCGGGCGCGGACGAATTCGTCGACTACACGCGCGAGGACTTCGCCACCCGCGGGCAGGCCTTCGACGTGGTGTTCAGCACCGTCGCCGGCATCTCGACGCGGGCCTGCTTCGGCGTCCTCCGCGAGGGCGGACGGTTCGTCAACGGAAACCCGCGACTCGCTCACCTCCTGATGGCGCCGTGGGCGCGATGGGTGTTTCGGCGGGAGCTCTTCGTGCGCTTCGCCGCCGAAGCCCAGGGAGAGCTGGACGACCTGGCGGGGATGCTGGCCAGAGAGGAGATCAGGCCGTTCGTCGACTCCGAGCTGCCCATGTCCGCAGCTCCGTTGGCCCACGAGCGTGTGCAGTCCGAAGATCGACTCGGCGCGATCGTCCTGAGAATCGACGGCTGA
- a CDS encoding DUF255 domain-containing protein — translation MQRAALVSLLLAACGGPATSSQTAHAVASEGPDWSEWSEEAFQRARREDKPIMLSVQAGWCHWCHVMNDTTYRDPEVLRELAEHFVLIRADGDARPDLADRYQRYAWPATVFLSPEGEQILGLRGYRPPERFRGILADVLSAHAEDRTLDDDAGGGEAPAEDLDAVRIALLAQLDGMYDEEAGGWGRRQRYPFAAPVEHAFFRAAVRGERQWRERALDSLAQYARLIDPVFGGMYQYSVPDVWDRPHFEKIVSVQAGAMRAFGEAYRATGDERWLGHAFDVHRYVEQFLRAEDGAFYTAQDADLGGHGQPGPHVPGDEYYALDEEGRRALGVPRIDTHVYASNNGLLIEALADLHVASGRRAPLSQALTAGERILRTHRAQSGLFRHDAESDDPLFYLEDQAHVLAAWLALHEATGQARWEEEAQRLADAMLEQLQDEQGGFHAHTEDPRAAGFFADRRVPIEENGVAARALLTLSRLKDEARYRDAAVAALRASARPGELRSLGRMVGEYLLALEALDAGYVLLSVVGPDDPRTTALHRAAVDLYEPTRLVELGRPGASRYPYPGEPAVFLCTSEACSMPVTDPSELRESALSFLGRD, via the coding sequence GTGCAACGCGCCGCCCTCGTCTCACTCCTCCTTGCCGCCTGCGGCGGGCCCGCCACCTCGAGCCAGACCGCCCACGCCGTCGCGAGCGAGGGCCCCGACTGGAGCGAGTGGAGCGAGGAGGCGTTCCAGCGCGCGCGTCGCGAGGACAAGCCCATCATGCTCAGCGTGCAGGCGGGGTGGTGCCACTGGTGCCACGTGATGAACGACACGACCTATCGCGATCCAGAGGTCCTGCGCGAGCTGGCCGAGCACTTCGTGCTCATCCGCGCCGACGGCGACGCGCGCCCCGACCTCGCCGACCGCTACCAGCGCTACGCGTGGCCCGCGACGGTGTTCCTCTCCCCCGAGGGCGAGCAGATCCTCGGCCTGCGCGGCTACCGCCCCCCGGAGCGCTTCCGCGGCATCCTCGCCGACGTGCTGAGCGCGCACGCCGAGGACCGCACGCTCGACGACGACGCGGGCGGGGGCGAGGCGCCGGCCGAAGATCTCGACGCGGTGCGGATCGCCCTGCTCGCGCAGCTCGACGGCATGTACGACGAGGAGGCGGGCGGCTGGGGACGGCGGCAGCGCTACCCCTTCGCGGCGCCGGTCGAGCACGCCTTCTTCCGGGCCGCGGTGCGGGGAGAGCGCCAGTGGCGAGAGCGCGCGCTCGACAGCCTCGCCCAGTACGCGCGGCTCATCGATCCGGTCTTCGGCGGCATGTACCAGTACTCCGTGCCGGACGTGTGGGACCGGCCGCACTTCGAGAAGATCGTCTCCGTGCAGGCCGGCGCGATGCGCGCGTTCGGGGAGGCCTACCGCGCCACCGGCGACGAGCGCTGGCTCGGCCACGCCTTCGACGTGCACCGCTACGTCGAGCAATTCCTCCGCGCCGAAGACGGCGCCTTCTACACGGCGCAGGACGCGGACCTCGGCGGTCACGGCCAGCCGGGTCCTCACGTGCCCGGCGACGAGTACTACGCGCTCGACGAGGAGGGCCGCCGCGCGCTCGGCGTCCCCCGCATCGACACCCACGTCTACGCGTCGAACAACGGCCTGCTCATCGAGGCGCTCGCCGATCTGCACGTCGCGTCGGGCCGCCGCGCCCCGCTCAGCCAGGCCCTCACCGCGGGAGAGCGCATCCTCCGCACCCACCGCGCGCAGAGCGGCCTCTTCCGCCACGACGCCGAGAGCGACGACCCGCTCTTCTACCTCGAGGACCAGGCTCACGTGCTCGCGGCCTGGCTCGCGCTGCACGAGGCCACCGGCCAGGCGCGCTGGGAGGAGGAGGCGCAGCGCCTCGCGGACGCGATGCTCGAGCAGCTCCAGGACGAGCAAGGCGGCTTCCACGCCCACACCGAGGACCCGCGCGCGGCCGGCTTCTTCGCGGACCGGCGCGTGCCCATCGAGGAGAACGGCGTCGCCGCGCGCGCCCTGTTGACCCTGTCGCGCCTGAAGGACGAGGCCCGCTACCGGGACGCCGCGGTGGCCGCGCTGCGCGCCAGCGCCCGCCCGGGCGAGCTCCGCTCCCTCGGCCGCATGGTCGGCGAGTACCTCCTCGCGCTCGAGGCCCTCGACGCCGGCTACGTGCTGCTCAGCGTCGTCGGCCCCGACGACCCGCGCACCACCGCGCTCCACCGCGCCGCCGTCGACCTCTACGAGCCCACCCGCCTGGTCGAGCTCGGCCGCCCCGGCGCGAGCCGCTACCCCTACCCCGGCGAGCCGGCCGTCTTCCTCTGCACGAGCGAGGCCTGCTCCATGCCGGTCACCGACCCGAGCGAGCTCCGCGAGAGCGCCCTGAGCTTCCTCGGCCGGGACTGA
- a CDS encoding alpha/beta hydrolase, with amino-acid sequence MSAELQHVEANGVRFAYFEEGEGPLVLLIHGFPDTAHTWDDLRPRLAAKGYRAVAYFQRGYHPSAIPMRDPDQETISRDALALIGALGEKKAIVVGHDWGATAAYGAAAIGGPKKVEKLFTVAIPHPLAIKPTVSKVWGVRHVVTYKLPGAAKRFAKDDFAALRELYARWNPSWTDVPESELAPVKRAFSNRASLEAALGYYRTLSPTPPPYLKKKIEVPTVAVAGTDDPIAELSDYERAERWFTAGYTVETMPGGHFLHREHPEIFAEKVLAHL; translated from the coding sequence GTGAGCGCGGAGCTCCAGCACGTCGAGGCCAACGGCGTGCGCTTCGCCTACTTCGAGGAGGGCGAGGGGCCGCTGGTGTTGCTGATCCACGGCTTCCCGGACACCGCCCACACCTGGGACGACCTGCGGCCCCGCCTCGCGGCGAAGGGCTATCGCGCCGTGGCCTACTTCCAGCGCGGCTATCACCCGAGCGCGATCCCGATGCGGGACCCGGATCAGGAGACGATCTCGCGCGACGCGCTGGCCCTCATCGGCGCGCTGGGGGAGAAGAAGGCGATCGTCGTCGGGCACGACTGGGGCGCGACGGCGGCCTACGGAGCGGCCGCGATCGGCGGGCCGAAGAAGGTCGAGAAGCTCTTCACGGTCGCCATCCCGCATCCGCTCGCGATCAAGCCCACCGTCTCGAAGGTGTGGGGCGTGCGCCACGTCGTCACGTACAAGCTGCCCGGCGCGGCCAAGCGCTTCGCCAAGGACGACTTCGCCGCGCTGCGCGAGCTCTACGCGCGCTGGAACCCGAGCTGGACAGACGTGCCCGAGTCGGAGCTCGCGCCGGTCAAGCGCGCCTTCTCCAACCGCGCGAGCCTCGAGGCGGCGCTCGGCTACTACCGCACGCTGAGCCCGACTCCGCCGCCGTACCTTAAGAAGAAGATCGAGGTGCCGACGGTCGCCGTCGCGGGCACCGACGATCCGATCGCCGAGCTGAGCGACTATGAGCGCGCCGAGCGCTGGTTCACCGCGGGCTACACGGTGGAGACGATGCCCGGCGGGCACTTCCTGCACCGCGAGCACCCGGAGATCTTCGCCGAGAAGGTCCTCGCGCACCTGTAG
- a CDS encoding metallophosphoesterase gives MRGALLSLLLVLAGCGGESVAPDGGVGLDAYSPPPPDAGPAEPTPDARVPLPGRDAGVEPSEDGGAPDAGPPPPDDVRFVLMGDTGEGNADQRAVAVAIRDYCALEGCDFVILLGDNIYDSGASSVDDPQWTTKFEEPYRDVELPFYAVLGNHDYGGVLFGRDSGGLGNEWDKGPVEVMYSARSTKWTMPDTHYTFQVGNVGFVMMDTNSILWDDTTNGDQRAWFPGAVADLRASGADWIMAAGHHPLRSNGAHGNAGSYESLEIGGVDVPIPIPIMDGRNFRRFMHDYVCGNVDFAFAGHDHNRQWLDEPDACGGTELVVNGAGAKTKSFDRDDRNAAHWQNDAIEGFMYVHISGDTMIGRFIDSSGAVEYERMLMRPSASW, from the coding sequence ATGCGCGGCGCTCTCCTCTCCCTCCTGTTGGTCCTCGCCGGGTGCGGTGGGGAGTCGGTGGCCCCCGATGGCGGCGTGGGCCTCGACGCGTACTCGCCTCCGCCCCCGGACGCGGGCCCCGCCGAGCCCACACCCGACGCGCGGGTCCCCTTGCCGGGCCGAGACGCGGGCGTCGAGCCGAGCGAGGATGGCGGCGCGCCCGACGCTGGCCCGCCGCCGCCCGACGACGTGCGCTTCGTGCTGATGGGCGACACCGGCGAGGGCAACGCCGATCAGCGCGCGGTCGCGGTGGCCATCCGCGACTACTGCGCGCTCGAGGGCTGCGACTTCGTCATCCTGCTCGGCGACAACATCTACGACTCGGGCGCGTCCTCCGTCGACGACCCGCAGTGGACGACGAAGTTCGAGGAGCCCTACCGCGACGTGGAGCTGCCCTTCTACGCGGTGCTCGGCAACCACGACTACGGCGGCGTGCTCTTCGGGCGCGACTCGGGCGGGCTCGGCAACGAGTGGGACAAGGGGCCGGTCGAGGTGATGTACTCGGCGCGCTCGACCAAGTGGACGATGCCGGACACCCACTACACCTTCCAGGTGGGCAACGTGGGGTTCGTGATGATGGACACCAACTCCATCCTCTGGGACGACACCACGAACGGCGACCAGCGCGCGTGGTTCCCCGGCGCGGTCGCCGATCTCCGTGCCTCGGGCGCGGACTGGATCATGGCCGCGGGCCACCACCCGCTCCGGAGCAACGGCGCGCACGGCAACGCGGGGAGCTACGAGTCGCTCGAGATCGGCGGCGTCGACGTGCCCATCCCGATCCCCATCATGGACGGGCGCAACTTCCGGCGCTTCATGCACGACTACGTCTGCGGCAACGTGGACTTCGCCTTCGCGGGCCACGACCACAACCGTCAGTGGCTCGACGAGCCCGACGCGTGCGGCGGCACGGAGCTTGTCGTCAACGGCGCGGGCGCCAAGACCAAGTCCTTCGACCGCGACGACCGCAACGCCGCGCACTGGCAGAACGACGCCATCGAGGGCTTCATGTACGTGCACATCTCGGGCGACACCATGATCGGCCGCTTCATCGACTCGAGCGGCGCCGTCGAGTACGAGCGCATGCTGATGCGTCCCAGCGCGAGCTGGTAG